A portion of the Edaphobacter bradus genome contains these proteins:
- a CDS encoding alpha/beta fold hydrolase — protein sequence MKQKVGRVEEGFVTVGGARIHYQRSGAGYPLVLLHGLVGSARNWHRNIHFLAQHANVFALDLCNMGESDRVPGIDPSLEATADRIVAAMDALGVSEGDVAGHSHGGAVAMMLAARHPDRVRRLILFAPANPYCNLGRGLVAFYQTKFGMWLAKQIPFLPRRLKAVALSRMYGDPSRVTDDALDGYIAGLGVPGTIDHILRIVRGWSADMRELRGELAKLAEKPTLLVWGDRDRAVGLASARLLQRSLKRSSLVVVPGAGHIPFEEMPEACNYAMRDWLSTPVAGKRSGV from the coding sequence GTGAAGCAGAAGGTTGGCAGGGTGGAAGAGGGTTTTGTGACAGTGGGTGGGGCCCGGATCCACTACCAGCGTTCCGGCGCAGGATATCCGCTGGTGCTGCTTCATGGACTAGTTGGTTCGGCGCGCAACTGGCACCGGAACATCCACTTTCTCGCGCAGCATGCGAATGTCTTCGCGCTGGACCTCTGCAACATGGGGGAGTCTGATCGGGTCCCGGGAATTGATCCGAGCCTTGAGGCGACAGCGGACCGTATCGTGGCCGCGATGGATGCTCTCGGAGTGAGCGAGGGCGACGTTGCGGGACACTCACATGGCGGAGCCGTTGCGATGATGCTTGCGGCGAGGCATCCGGACCGTGTGCGACGCCTCATCCTGTTTGCCCCGGCGAACCCATACTGCAACCTGGGTCGTGGCCTAGTCGCTTTCTACCAAACGAAGTTCGGGATGTGGTTGGCGAAGCAGATTCCGTTTCTGCCTCGGAGGCTGAAGGCTGTGGCGCTGAGCCGGATGTACGGCGATCCGTCGCGGGTGACGGACGACGCGCTGGACGGCTACATCGCAGGGCTGGGCGTGCCGGGCACGATCGACCATATACTTCGAATCGTCCGTGGATGGTCGGCGGATATGCGAGAGCTGCGCGGAGAACTGGCTAAGCTTGCGGAGAAGCCGACGCTGCTGGTGTGGGGAGATCGAGACCGTGCGGTGGGTCTGGCTTCAGCACGGCTGCTGCAACGCTCGTTGAAGCGTTCGAGTCTTGTTGTCGTACCAGGAGCCGGGCATATTCCGTTCGAGGAGATGCCGGAGGCGTGCAATTACGCGATGCGCGATTGGCTCTCGACCCCTGTAGCGGGGAAGCGATCCGGCGTCTAG
- a CDS encoding alpha/beta hydrolase — protein MTQTSASHIRYIDDLQGPAGKLECVLNTGRADAPYAALVCHPHPLGGGTMHNKVVYHAMKVFSSLGLPVLRFNFRGVGLSEGDFDHGNGEFDDARAAIDWLEANQHLPILLAGFSFGSFVGLRAGCGDARVKGLIGLGVPFRAEGRSYTYEFLENCTQPKLFISGTEDQFGPRDAVEPMLTKVADPKRLVWIEGAEHFFQGTPSSPGPKLDQMQAQLRLWLHDTFSLG, from the coding sequence ATGACGCAAACTTCCGCCTCTCACATCCGCTACATCGATGACCTGCAAGGGCCCGCCGGAAAACTCGAATGTGTCCTCAACACGGGCCGCGCCGATGCGCCCTACGCCGCGCTCGTCTGCCATCCGCATCCACTTGGCGGAGGCACCATGCACAACAAGGTCGTCTACCACGCGATGAAGGTCTTCTCCTCACTTGGCCTGCCTGTGCTGCGCTTCAACTTCCGAGGAGTCGGCCTCAGCGAAGGCGACTTTGATCACGGCAACGGCGAGTTCGACGACGCCCGCGCAGCCATTGACTGGCTCGAGGCAAACCAGCATCTCCCCATCCTGCTCGCTGGCTTCTCCTTCGGCTCCTTCGTCGGCCTGCGCGCAGGCTGCGGCGATGCTCGAGTGAAGGGCCTGATCGGGCTCGGCGTTCCCTTCCGCGCCGAAGGCCGAAGCTACACCTACGAGTTTCTCGAAAACTGCACGCAGCCCAAGCTCTTCATCAGCGGAACAGAGGACCAGTTCGGGCCACGCGACGCCGTCGAGCCGATGCTCACCAAAGTCGCCGATCCCAAGCGCCTCGTCTGGATTGAAGGCGCCGAGCACTTCTTTCAGGGAACGCCCTCTTCCCCCGGCCCCAAACTTGATCAGATGCAGGCACAGCTACGCCTTTGGCTGCACGATACCTTCAGTCTGGGATAA
- a CDS encoding M20/M25/M40 family metallo-hydrolase produces the protein MPVDPIQLTKRLVNIESTTYHEGLAGAFLHEFLSSQRYLVERMPVSQPERALTPGAGDGERFNVYAALPGVTPDVVLSTHMDTVPPYFGCREDDEFLYGRGACDAKGIIAAQVAAADRLREAGVKVGLLFVVGEERDSVGADVANQHPKGSRFLINGEPTDNRLALASKGALRVELRAKGKMAHSAYPELGESAIDKLVEALHDVLAMPLPAEPEIGPSTLNIGLIEGGRAPNVIADKAEAHLLIRLVGPADETKQNIVKTVGDRADVTFSLELPFVRMRKVGNLPTMVAKFTTDIPSLTAWGEPFLLGPGSIHVAHTPDERIAKKELLEAVDLYFQLAEELVRS, from the coding sequence ATGCCCGTCGATCCAATTCAGCTCACGAAGCGCCTCGTCAACATCGAGTCCACCACGTATCACGAGGGCCTGGCCGGAGCCTTTCTGCACGAATTTCTGTCATCCCAGCGCTATTTGGTCGAGCGCATGCCTGTTTCACAGCCCGAGCGAGCGCTTACGCCTGGAGCAGGCGATGGCGAGCGGTTCAATGTCTATGCCGCGCTGCCAGGCGTGACGCCTGACGTCGTCCTCTCGACCCACATGGACACGGTGCCACCGTACTTCGGCTGCCGCGAGGACGACGAGTTTCTCTATGGCCGCGGCGCTTGCGACGCTAAGGGAATCATCGCCGCGCAGGTCGCCGCTGCGGATCGTCTCCGCGAGGCCGGGGTGAAGGTTGGGCTCCTCTTCGTCGTCGGCGAGGAGCGCGATTCGGTGGGGGCGGATGTCGCGAACCAGCATCCCAAGGGCTCGAGGTTTCTCATCAACGGCGAGCCGACTGACAATCGTCTCGCGCTGGCCTCGAAGGGAGCCCTGCGCGTGGAGTTGCGCGCCAAGGGGAAGATGGCACACTCGGCCTATCCGGAGCTGGGCGAGTCGGCCATCGATAAGCTGGTCGAGGCGCTGCACGACGTGCTCGCCATGCCGCTGCCGGCCGAGCCGGAGATCGGGCCATCGACGCTGAACATCGGGTTGATCGAGGGTGGCCGCGCTCCGAACGTTATCGCCGACAAGGCCGAGGCGCACCTGCTGATTCGTCTCGTTGGTCCGGCAGACGAGACCAAGCAGAACATCGTCAAGACGGTTGGCGACCGTGCCGACGTGACCTTTTCGCTTGAGTTGCCTTTCGTGCGTATGCGCAAGGTCGGCAACCTGCCCACGATGGTCGCGAAGTTCACCACGGACATCCCCTCGCTGACGGCGTGGGGAGAGCCGTTCCTGCTGGGGCCCGGGTCGATCCATGTGGCTCATACGCCGGATGAAAGGATCGCGAAGAAGGAGCTGCTGGAGGCGGTGGATCTGTATTTTCAGCTCGCGGAGGAGCTTGTGCGCTCCTAA
- a CDS encoding DUF3592 domain-containing protein, which produces MGGLLRFDRIRHWLHRRSFEKKLRSARSWPMASGEVNHWAVVDAEDDAMTTATPFQIEASFHFIVNGEYYGGYFRSVGLVHRQAETLATGNPTVNVRYNPADPDSAVVLAEDNESNLPFRIFSPLQDT; this is translated from the coding sequence ATGGGCGGCCTACTCCGCTTCGATCGGATTCGCCACTGGCTTCACCGTAGAAGCTTTGAGAAGAAGCTGCGTTCCGCGCGCAGCTGGCCAATGGCCAGCGGTGAGGTCAATCATTGGGCGGTTGTAGACGCCGAAGACGACGCAATGACAACTGCCACCCCCTTCCAGATTGAAGCGAGCTTCCATTTCATCGTCAACGGCGAATACTACGGCGGATACTTCCGCAGCGTCGGCTTAGTACACAGGCAGGCCGAGACGTTGGCCACGGGAAACCCAACTGTCAACGTTCGCTATAACCCCGCAGATCCGGATTCGGCCGTAGTTCTGGCCGAGGATAACGAGAGCAATCTTCCCTTTCGTATCTTCTCGCCATTGCAGGATACTTAG
- the dnaE gene encoding DNA polymerase III subunit alpha: MAAEFTHLHLHTDYSLLDGACDVDKLAGHLSKIGQTAAAMTDHGNIYGAVHFFDAMKKKNIKPILGCELYLSETGDHRELSGGYNHFLVLAENEEGYRNLVRLTSEAALHGFYRKPRVSKEFLSRHAKGLIGFSGCLAGELNQHLMAGKYEEAKRSAGRFEDIFGKGNFFLEVQDHGLEPDKPVREALYRMERELGIPLIATNDSHYVADDDSRAHEVLLCVQTAGSMNDPNRFKFDTQEFYIKSAEEMHRLFADNPEVCTRTMQFVDRCNVKLNKVDNPFPEFPVPEGHTLDSYFEQVCRDGLRKRLDTAVAHLRERGLQRKSIADYEARLNREIDCIKQMKFPGYFMIVWDFIRYAKEQGIPVGPGRGSAAGSLVAYVMEITDVDPLQNELLFERFLNPERVSMPDIDIDFCMNRRGEVIEYVKRKYGNDQVAQIITFNTMAAKAAIKDVGRALEMPYGEVDRIAKMIPATIGITIDEALKDKGPLATAYDADPKIKELIDTAMRLEGLVRGAGVHAAGVVIAPKPLTELVPVTHTKEQAIVTAYDMKAVEKMGLLKMDFLGLTTLTVIDDCLNLIKQTTGEVIDMAKVPLDDEKTYEQVFHRALTSGVFQFESGGMRDVLRRYKPNTVEDLTALNALYRPGPIQGGMIDDFIERKWGRRAVEYMFPELEPILRETLGVIVYQEQVMQISSAIGGYSLGGADLLRRAMGKKNPEEMAKQRDTFMAGAVAGKFPKDKAGALFDLMEQFAGYGFNKSHSAAYALLAYHTAWLKTHYPVEFMAALLTSETSKPENVVKYIGECREMDIDVVPPNVQVSDANFTPVRTEKGSAIGFGLAAIKNVGHNAIESIIAARAALREEGKQGFASLWEFCEKVDLSRLNKRVLESLIKAGAMDAFGARAQTTAALDKAMERAQKSQRDAAAGQHGLFGIFDSDAGSGAKSEDALPSVAEWDEHTRLQNEKEVLGFFVSGHPLDKYKEKLRNIKVVDTATAIEMKPEPQVFRRGRDETQQNEIAIAGVITGLKVAKSKRSGELYAQAALEDTTGKIELIAFPQSYEKLAEKLKIDVPVLVKGVLRGEEDSAPKLAISSIQALEDVKIKLPEALRIKVPLHSPDTALLEKLHAILVGAPGKGKLLLDLEEPGEFCAVLEPQNVAVAADRLFIDRVEELVGRGGVRIID; the protein is encoded by the coding sequence ATGGCGGCCGAGTTTACTCATCTTCACCTGCATACGGATTACTCTCTCCTCGACGGCGCCTGCGATGTTGATAAGCTCGCTGGCCACCTCAGCAAGATTGGCCAGACAGCCGCGGCCATGACGGACCACGGCAATATCTACGGCGCGGTGCACTTCTTCGATGCGATGAAGAAGAAGAACATCAAGCCGATCCTGGGCTGCGAACTGTATCTGTCGGAGACTGGCGATCATCGCGAGCTCTCGGGCGGCTACAACCACTTTCTTGTACTGGCAGAGAACGAAGAGGGCTACCGTAATCTCGTGCGGCTCACCAGCGAGGCTGCGCTGCATGGCTTCTATCGCAAGCCACGTGTCTCGAAGGAGTTCCTGTCGCGCCATGCGAAGGGGCTGATTGGGTTTTCGGGCTGTCTTGCAGGCGAGCTGAACCAGCACCTGATGGCCGGCAAGTACGAGGAGGCCAAGCGCTCCGCCGGGCGCTTTGAGGACATCTTCGGCAAGGGCAACTTCTTCCTCGAGGTGCAGGACCACGGCCTCGAGCCGGACAAGCCCGTTCGCGAGGCGCTCTACAGGATGGAGCGCGAGCTTGGGATTCCGCTGATCGCGACGAACGACAGCCACTATGTGGCGGATGATGACTCCCGCGCCCACGAGGTTCTGCTGTGCGTGCAGACCGCGGGCAGCATGAACGATCCGAACCGCTTCAAGTTCGACACGCAGGAGTTCTACATCAAGTCGGCCGAGGAGATGCACCGGCTGTTTGCCGACAATCCCGAGGTCTGCACACGGACGATGCAGTTCGTCGATCGCTGCAACGTGAAGCTCAATAAGGTCGATAATCCGTTTCCGGAGTTTCCGGTTCCCGAAGGCCACACGCTCGACAGCTACTTCGAGCAGGTGTGCCGTGACGGGCTGCGCAAGCGGCTTGATACGGCTGTTGCGCATCTACGTGAGCGCGGATTGCAGCGCAAGTCGATTGCGGATTACGAGGCGCGACTGAACCGCGAGATCGACTGCATCAAGCAGATGAAGTTCCCTGGCTACTTCATGATTGTCTGGGACTTTATCCGCTACGCGAAAGAGCAGGGGATTCCTGTGGGACCGGGCCGTGGCTCGGCTGCGGGCTCGCTTGTCGCGTACGTGATGGAGATTACGGACGTCGATCCGCTGCAGAACGAGCTGCTCTTTGAGCGCTTCCTGAATCCTGAGCGCGTGTCGATGCCCGATATCGATATCGACTTCTGCATGAACCGGCGCGGCGAGGTGATCGAGTACGTCAAGCGGAAATATGGCAACGATCAGGTCGCGCAGATCATCACGTTCAACACCATGGCAGCGAAGGCCGCGATCAAGGATGTGGGCCGCGCGCTCGAGATGCCCTACGGCGAGGTCGACCGCATCGCCAAGATGATTCCGGCGACGATTGGGATCACTATTGATGAGGCGCTGAAGGACAAGGGTCCGCTTGCGACGGCCTACGACGCCGATCCCAAGATCAAGGAACTGATCGATACGGCGATGCGGCTCGAGGGGCTTGTGCGCGGCGCGGGAGTTCACGCGGCCGGTGTCGTGATTGCGCCGAAGCCGCTCACGGAGCTTGTGCCCGTCACCCATACCAAGGAGCAGGCCATCGTTACCGCCTATGACATGAAGGCGGTCGAGAAGATGGGCCTGCTCAAGATGGACTTCCTCGGGCTGACGACGCTGACGGTCATCGATGACTGCCTGAATCTCATCAAGCAGACGACGGGCGAGGTCATTGACATGGCGAAGGTGCCGCTCGATGACGAGAAGACCTATGAGCAGGTCTTCCATCGAGCGCTGACGTCGGGCGTCTTCCAGTTTGAATCCGGCGGAATGCGTGACGTGTTGCGGCGGTACAAGCCGAACACGGTCGAAGACCTCACGGCTCTCAATGCGCTCTATCGGCCTGGGCCGATCCAGGGCGGCATGATCGACGACTTCATCGAGCGCAAGTGGGGACGGCGCGCGGTCGAGTACATGTTTCCCGAGCTGGAACCAATTCTCAGGGAGACCCTCGGCGTCATCGTTTATCAGGAGCAGGTCATGCAGATCAGCTCCGCCATCGGTGGCTACTCGCTCGGCGGCGCCGACCTTCTCCGGCGAGCCATGGGCAAGAAGAACCCTGAGGAGATGGCCAAGCAACGCGACACATTTATGGCCGGCGCCGTTGCGGGGAAGTTCCCCAAAGACAAGGCCGGGGCACTCTTCGATCTGATGGAGCAGTTCGCGGGGTATGGCTTCAATAAGTCGCACTCGGCGGCCTACGCCCTGCTTGCTTACCACACGGCATGGCTCAAGACGCACTATCCGGTGGAGTTTATGGCTGCTCTGCTGACGAGCGAAACCTCCAAGCCTGAGAACGTCGTGAAGTACATCGGCGAGTGCCGCGAGATGGACATCGACGTTGTGCCGCCGAATGTTCAGGTTTCGGACGCGAACTTTACTCCGGTGAGGACGGAGAAGGGAAGCGCGATTGGCTTTGGCCTGGCGGCGATCAAGAACGTCGGCCACAACGCCATTGAATCGATTATTGCGGCGCGCGCGGCGCTTCGAGAGGAAGGGAAACAGGGCTTCGCAAGCCTGTGGGAGTTCTGCGAGAAAGTCGATCTGAGCCGGCTCAACAAACGTGTGCTGGAGTCGTTGATCAAGGCTGGAGCGATGGATGCCTTCGGCGCGCGCGCGCAGACGACGGCGGCGCTCGATAAGGCGATGGAGCGGGCGCAGAAGTCGCAGCGCGATGCCGCGGCGGGACAGCATGGGCTCTTCGGGATCTTCGATTCCGATGCTGGCTCGGGAGCGAAGAGTGAGGACGCGCTGCCGAGTGTTGCTGAATGGGACGAGCACACGCGGCTGCAGAACGAGAAGGAGGTCCTGGGATTCTTTGTCTCGGGCCATCCGCTCGACAAGTACAAGGAGAAGCTGCGCAACATCAAGGTTGTCGATACGGCGACCGCGATTGAGATGAAGCCTGAGCCGCAGGTCTTCCGGCGTGGCCGGGATGAGACGCAGCAGAATGAGATCGCGATTGCCGGCGTGATCACGGGGCTGAAGGTGGCAAAGTCCAAGCGGTCAGGCGAGCTGTATGCTCAGGCTGCGCTTGAGGACACGACGGGGAAGATCGAGTTGATCGCCTTTCCCCAGTCTTACGAGAAGCTGGCTGAGAAGCTGAAGATCGATGTGCCGGTGCTGGTGAAGGGCGTGCTGCGCGGAGAAGAGGACTCGGCGCCGAAGCTCGCGATCTCGAGCATTCAGGCACTGGAGGATGTGAAGATCAAGCTTCCGGAGGCGCTGCGGATCAAGGTTCCGCTGCACAGTCCGGATACTGCTCTGCTGGAGAAGCTGCACGCGATTCTTGTTGGTGCTCCTGGCAAGGGCAAGCTGCTGCTGGATCTGGAGGAGCCGGGAGAGTTCTGTGCTGTGCTGGAGCCGCAGAATGTGGCAGTCGCAGCGGACCGGCTCTTTATTGATCGAGTGGAAGAGCTGGTGGGTCGAGGCGGCGTGCGGATCATTGATTGA
- a CDS encoding aldehyde dehydrogenase family protein, whose amino-acid sequence MATLALDPRLSTVTASFVNGKHSMLIDGQFVSAASGKTFPVYNPADGEVICEVPEAEAADADRAVRAARKAFDSGPWSKMTPSERSRMIWKLADLFEQHAEEFAELESLDNGKPVSVARVADVPLAVDLFRYMGGWSTKLLGNTIPLSAGLNFHAYTMREPIGVVAQIIPWNFPLLMAAWKLGPALATGCTVVLKLAEQTPLSGLRLAELIQEAGFPAGVVNILTGFGEGAGAPLAQHDLVDKVAFTGSTEVGKLIAKAATGNLKKVTLELGGKSPAIIFPDADMDVAIAGAASAVFFNQGQCCCAGSRLLAHDSVFDQVVEGVSNIAGRIRMGPGLDPATELGPLVSQEQFERVTGYIDSGTKQGAKIAAGGKRHTDRGYFVQPTVIKDVKPDMKVVEEEIFGPVVTAQSFSTDADLERLAAQANDTIYGLAASVWTRDISTAHKMARKIRAGTVWVNCHNVFDAALPFGGYKQSGWGREMGAEVLNNYTELKAVTIKL is encoded by the coding sequence ATGGCAACACTTGCACTTGATCCTCGTCTCAGTACAGTCACCGCATCGTTCGTAAACGGCAAACACAGCATGCTCATCGACGGGCAGTTCGTCTCCGCCGCCAGCGGAAAGACCTTCCCTGTCTATAACCCAGCCGACGGCGAAGTCATCTGCGAAGTCCCCGAAGCCGAAGCCGCCGACGCTGATCGCGCCGTACGCGCCGCCCGTAAGGCCTTCGACAGCGGCCCCTGGTCAAAAATGACTCCTTCCGAGCGCAGCCGCATGATCTGGAAGCTGGCCGACCTGTTCGAGCAGCACGCAGAAGAGTTCGCCGAGCTGGAATCACTTGACAACGGCAAGCCTGTCTCCGTCGCCCGCGTGGCCGACGTCCCGCTGGCAGTCGACCTCTTCCGCTACATGGGCGGCTGGTCGACGAAGCTGCTGGGCAACACCATTCCCCTCTCCGCGGGCCTCAACTTTCACGCCTACACCATGCGCGAGCCGATCGGCGTCGTCGCGCAAATCATCCCCTGGAACTTCCCACTGCTGATGGCCGCCTGGAAGCTTGGCCCCGCGCTGGCCACCGGTTGCACAGTCGTGCTGAAGCTCGCCGAACAGACGCCGCTCTCCGGACTCCGTCTCGCCGAACTGATTCAGGAGGCGGGCTTCCCCGCCGGAGTAGTCAATATCCTCACCGGCTTTGGCGAAGGCGCAGGTGCTCCTCTCGCGCAGCACGACCTCGTCGACAAGGTCGCCTTCACCGGATCGACCGAGGTGGGCAAGCTGATAGCCAAGGCCGCGACCGGCAACCTCAAGAAAGTCACCCTCGAGCTCGGCGGCAAATCGCCCGCCATCATCTTCCCCGATGCAGACATGGACGTTGCCATCGCCGGCGCGGCCTCTGCGGTCTTTTTCAACCAGGGCCAGTGCTGTTGCGCAGGCTCGCGTCTGCTGGCGCACGACAGCGTCTTCGACCAGGTTGTCGAGGGCGTCTCGAACATCGCAGGCAGGATCAGGATGGGACCGGGACTCGATCCCGCGACCGAACTGGGGCCACTCGTCAGCCAGGAGCAGTTCGAGCGCGTCACCGGCTATATCGACTCCGGTACAAAGCAGGGCGCGAAGATTGCAGCGGGCGGAAAGCGGCACACCGACCGCGGCTACTTTGTACAGCCCACCGTCATCAAGGACGTCAAGCCGGACATGAAGGTCGTCGAAGAAGAGATCTTCGGGCCGGTCGTGACGGCGCAGAGCTTCTCGACCGATGCCGACCTCGAGCGGCTGGCGGCGCAGGCCAACGACACAATCTACGGGCTCGCGGCGAGCGTCTGGACGCGCGACATCTCAACCGCACACAAGATGGCGCGCAAGATCCGCGCAGGCACCGTATGGGTCAACTGCCACAACGTCTTCGACGCCGCACTTCCCTTCGGCGGATACAAGCAGTCCGGCTGGGGGCGCGAGATGGGAGCCGAGGTCCTCAACAACTACACCGAACTGAAGGCTGTCACGATCAAGCTGTAG
- a CDS encoding acetyl-CoA carboxylase carboxyltransferase subunit alpha produces MAEHEAGRLAHMHPPAESVPEAWRKTELARHPQRPYPMDYIQALFTDFSEIHGDRAFGDDAAMSCGMAWFHGEPVMAIGNLKGRTLKDRVARKFGSPDPEGYRKALRAMKIAEKFNRPVFTFIDLAGAYPGIGAEERGQGEAIARNLLEMSRLRVPTIATITGEGGSGGALALAVTDRVLMQENAIYSVISPEGCASIMWKDAGKKQQAAAALKYTAGDVRALGCVDDVLPEPEGGSQNDPAAAVAMLDEKLQYHLGELLAQPIDRLLEERYRKFRNIAQFYTTA; encoded by the coding sequence ATGGCAGAACACGAAGCAGGCAGACTGGCGCACATGCATCCTCCGGCCGAGAGCGTGCCCGAGGCATGGCGCAAGACCGAGTTAGCCCGGCACCCGCAGCGCCCCTATCCCATGGACTATATCCAGGCCCTGTTTACGGACTTCAGCGAGATTCACGGCGACCGCGCCTTCGGCGACGACGCGGCCATGTCATGCGGGATGGCCTGGTTTCATGGCGAGCCAGTGATGGCGATCGGCAACCTCAAGGGACGGACGCTCAAGGACCGCGTGGCGAGGAAGTTTGGCTCGCCCGATCCAGAGGGCTACCGCAAGGCGCTTCGTGCGATGAAAATCGCGGAGAAGTTCAACAGACCGGTCTTTACGTTTATCGACCTTGCCGGAGCGTATCCGGGGATTGGTGCTGAGGAGCGGGGTCAGGGCGAGGCGATCGCCCGCAACCTGCTCGAGATGTCGCGCCTGCGCGTGCCGACGATTGCCACGATCACGGGCGAAGGCGGTTCGGGCGGAGCCCTGGCGCTTGCCGTCACAGACCGGGTGCTGATGCAGGAGAATGCGATCTACTCGGTGATCTCGCCTGAGGGCTGCGCGTCCATCATGTGGAAGGACGCCGGCAAAAAGCAGCAGGCGGCCGCCGCGCTCAAGTACACAGCCGGAGATGTCCGCGCGCTGGGATGCGTGGACGACGTTCTGCCGGAGCCGGAAGGCGGCTCGCAGAACGATCCTGCCGCGGCAGTGGCGATGCTCGACGAGAAGCTGCAGTATCACCTTGGCGAGCTGCTTGCGCAGCCTATCGATCGTTTGCTTGAAGAGCGGTATCGCAAGTTCCGCAATATCGCGCAGTTCTACACCACGGCCTAG
- a CDS encoding CPBP family intramembrane glutamic endopeptidase encodes MSAFDSTRTDRTSRMLPIALAGTAMAWYLSALLLAGRSARGLTNRFNVDSARPLFGALFLLFLLAIGFSLLANISRRPVSLRELLGLPRRATASREWLLGAAIGWGAAVLAVLPLAVTGALSTGFWTEPRAFGLIFVNLATVAAATLAEEVVFRGYPFRCLIQAIGPTSATVVMAALYSLVHVIGGGGSTGAFLFTFLAGVLLAVGWLRTHGLWLPWGLHFAWNASLGILFGLPVAGSVDTSTVIQSSAFGRTWFAGGDFGPEAGFFSLVALAAAIVVLVRVTRDFAWHYTHAPIVAGGYPMDVAPPPAHSAMEQQSQAASLVQILPSTPQGRSAGDEPKG; translated from the coding sequence TTGTCCGCGTTCGACTCGACCCGTACCGACCGCACCTCGCGAATGCTGCCGATTGCGCTGGCCGGGACAGCCATGGCCTGGTATCTGTCGGCGCTGTTGCTGGCGGGAAGGTCCGCGAGAGGACTGACGAACCGGTTCAATGTCGACTCCGCACGGCCGTTGTTCGGCGCGTTGTTTCTGCTGTTTCTATTGGCGATCGGGTTCTCGCTGCTGGCGAACATCTCACGCCGTCCTGTCTCGTTGCGTGAGCTTCTGGGGCTGCCGAGGCGAGCTACGGCATCGCGGGAGTGGCTGCTGGGCGCGGCGATTGGTTGGGGAGCGGCTGTTCTGGCGGTTCTGCCGCTTGCCGTTACCGGGGCGCTCTCGACAGGGTTCTGGACTGAGCCGCGCGCCTTCGGGCTGATCTTCGTGAATCTGGCAACTGTTGCCGCGGCGACGCTTGCGGAAGAGGTGGTATTTCGTGGGTATCCGTTCCGGTGCCTGATTCAGGCAATCGGCCCGACGAGCGCGACCGTAGTGATGGCTGCGCTGTACAGCCTGGTTCACGTGATCGGCGGCGGTGGCTCCACGGGGGCGTTCCTCTTTACATTTCTGGCGGGGGTGTTGCTGGCGGTTGGCTGGCTGCGTACGCATGGCCTCTGGCTGCCGTGGGGGCTGCACTTTGCCTGGAATGCGAGTCTTGGCATCCTCTTTGGCCTCCCCGTTGCGGGCTCGGTGGATACCTCGACGGTCATTCAGTCGAGCGCCTTTGGCCGGACGTGGTTTGCCGGCGGCGACTTCGGGCCGGAGGCAGGCTTTTTCAGTCTTGTTGCGCTTGCGGCGGCGATTGTTGTTCTGGTGCGGGTTACGCGCGACTTCGCCTGGCATTACACCCACGCGCCCATTGTTGCAGGAGGCTATCCGATGGATGTAGCCCCGCCGCCTGCCCATTCCGCGATGGAGCAACAGTCGCAGGCAGCATCTCTCGTACAGATTCTGCCTTCCACTCCCCAGGGACGTTCTGCCGGAGACGAGCCGAAGGGCTGA
- a CDS encoding Rcat domain-containing protein codes for MAKIAKTGDRKKVMDTNKSTDCPKCSKPTRIVKRVKDRERGTPGGVYISCSACEFFEKL; via the coding sequence ATGGCGAAGATTGCCAAGACCGGCGACCGTAAGAAGGTCATGGATACCAACAAGAGCACCGATTGTCCGAAGTGCTCCAAGCCCACCCGTATCGTGAAACGCGTCAAGGATCGCGAGCGCGGAACCCCGGGCGGAGTGTACATCTCCTGCTCGGCATGCGAGTTCTTCGAGAAGCTCTAA